The Campylobacter sp. genome contains the following window.
AATTTAATCGCAACCCCCTACTCTTTCACCACGCGCAGGAACGAATACACGTCCTGCACCCCGGGCGCGTGCGTCGCATACCAGATCGCGTGCTTTTCGTGCTCGATATCCGTTACTACGCCGCTGAATACCACGTCGCAGCCCACGATCGCCACGCGCACCGCAGTGCCCGAAACGTCGGTGTCGGAAAAGAGATTTTTCTTTAAATTTGTAAAAATTTCAAACGAATTGCACGGATATTCGGGCTTTTTGACGCGCAGATAGGTATGCACGCGCCGCACGCCTTCGGTTTGCCGAGCTAAAGCAAGTAGCGGCTCGCGCATCGCTTCGCTATCCAGAAGCCCGATGAGATAGACCTCGCCGTAGAAGCATTCGACCTCCAAATCCCAGCTGCTAAGGCCTTTGGTAAATAGAATTTTGCTTTGGATTTTAGTCTGGATTAGCTTGTCGCTAGCGACCTCGCTCACGCTGCGGCGGTCGCGCGCTACGGAGTAGATGTCATATACGCTAAGCGCGTTGCCAGCGGGCGCCAGCGGAGCCGCGCACGAGCTAAATAGCGCCGCGCAAGAGAGCAAAAACACCGCTAAAATCGCTAGAAACAAAACCCTCAAACCCTCTCCAATCTCGTTTAATTTCTAATTATCTCAAGCTGGCTGCCGGCGCCGCTTTTTTAAATTTAGCCCCGCAGGCACCGTTTTACTGCAGCTTTAAATTTTGCGCCGCGAGATTACGCCCAAACCGCGCGCCGCAAAATTTTACAATATAAATTTTAAAATTTACGTTGTAATTCGCACAGCTTGCAGAATTTTGCGCTTTTGCCACGGCGGAATTTCGCGCGCAGTATTCGTCACCGTAAAATTCTACGTGGCTAAATTTCGTTGCAAATTTGCCGCGTGAAATTCTACGGAGTAAATTTCTCGCGGCGGAATTCGCCTCTGTAAAATTTTATATTTCAAAACCCGCGCCTAAAATTCCGCCCGCTCGCGGCTAATTCGTCGTAAGCCCGCCGTCTATCGCAAATATCGCGCCGCTGACCCATTTCGCCGCATCCGACGCCAAAAACACCGCCGCCTCGCCGATGTCCTGCGCGCTGCCAATTTTGCCGAGCGGATAGATATTTTGCACCATCTGCTCGAACGCCTCGCGCCCCTGCGGGCTAAGCGCGCTTAAATTTCGCTCAAACTGCGGCGTCAGCACGCTTCCGGGCGCTATGGTATTGACGCGAATGCCTAGTTTGCCGACCTCGAAGGCAAGCGATTTGGTGAAAGAATTTAGCGCGCCTTTGGTGATCGAGTATGCCGTCGTGGTGCGCCCTACGAGCATTCGGTTCGCAAAATACGACGAGATATTGATCACGCAACCCTTGCTAGCCGCAAGCGCGCCCAAAAGCCCCTGAGTAAGCAGATAGGGCGCTTTGATGTTTAGGTTTAGATGAGCGTCCAGCAGCGCTTCGTCGGTCGCCTCAAACGGTACGAATTTTCCCAACCCGGCGTTATTTACAAGGATATCTATCTTAGGAGATTGCGCTAAAATGCGCTCGCAAAGGCCTTTTATCGTTTTGCTTTGCGCCAAATCCGCCTCTATCGCGTAAGCTTTCACGCCATAACCGCCTAGGTTCTCCTGTGCGATTTTTAATTTCTCCTCGCTTCTGCCGAGCAGGATCAAATTTGCGCCCTCTTCGGCAAAACACTTTGCGATGCCAAGCCCTATTCCGTCGCTTCCACCAGTGATTACGGCGGTTTTGCCCTCTAATCGTTTCATACTTTTCCTTTCAATGCGTAAATTTATGCTCTAAAAATTTGAGCGAGACTTACGGATCTTGCAAACTTCGAAATTTTGCAGGCTTTAAAATTTCGCTCGCTTTAAAATTTTACGGCGAAGCGAAATTTCGTCGATAAAATTTTACTAATTTTAAAATTCCATCGATAAAATTTCACGGCAAAATTCCATCGTAAAGCTCGCGGCGGAATTTCATCGGGAATTTCATCCGTAAATTCTACCCAAACTGCGCCGCTTGGCTTACAGCACCTGTTTTACGCTACTAGCCGTGATTTCAAGTAGCCTCGTAGCAAACGGAAATTTCGCCTTCGTTTCTTCAAACTCCGCGCCACTATCAATAAAGCGCGCCGTGCCTTTCACTACAAAGCCACGCCCTGCGCCAAACCTGCCTGCTAGCTCCTTCGTTGCGACGCTAAGCTCGACGTTCGGATTAGCCTCCACGTTGCTTTGCGTCTTTTTCATACCCGCAGCGGGGATGAGGATGCGATCACCCTTAATGACGAGATATCTGTTCCACGTATTGCTGATATGAGCCTCGCCCTGCGCGCAGGTAGCGATACCTACGGCGCATTCATAATTTAAAATCTCCAAAAATTCCTTGCTAAACATTTTCTCTCCTTAAATTTACATTTTAAAGCTCGCGATTTTGGCTGACAAGCCCCGCGCGCAACTGAAATTTTAACTACCTCCGCCACTTTCCGCCGTGGTTAAATTTTATACTTCAAAAGCGCGTCTTTTTCGGCTTTGCTTACGCGAAAGCTATCGCGGATCTTCGATATCGCCTTGTTTTGGATAAATTTAGCCGCCCGCTTGCTCGCCAAAAACGCAAGCGTGATCTCGCGCTGCTTGATAAACATCTCGGCTATCGCCCACGCCGCACCCATCTGCACGTAGTACCGCCCGTCGCTTTCGGCGGCGCAAATTTCAAAAAATTCCTCGGGCGAGATCGCGTCCATATTTTGCATAAAATAAACGTAGAAAAATCGCCTCTCAAACTCGCTCACGCCGCTTTTAGCCTGCTTTAGCAGCGCGTCCGCGAGAGCGGCACCCCTGAATTTCGGAGCGAACATATCGCAAACCGCCCAATTAGGCATCGTTTTGATAAAATCGCTCGCAAGCGCAAATTTCGCCTCGTCCTGCTTCAAAAGCATTATAAAAAAGCCTTTTAGCACGAACTCCTCGTGAAAAATTGGCTCGTAATTTTGCAGCTCGCGCCGCGCCTCATCTGCTCCGCCCAAAGCGGCGAAGCTTTTGCGAGCAAGTGTGCGCAGTGCGGGAGTGCGTACGCCCAAAATCTGCGGCGCGGGTATTAAACGCTGCGAAAATTGCGCAAATTTCTCCTCGCTTAGCGCCCGCAGCTGCCCTAGCATCTTTTCTCGTAAATCCATGACTTTCCTTTAAATTTCGTTACAAATTTTAACTCGTCAAAACGCGAGCTGATCTCGGCGCGCCTAATTTAGCCGCACAGGCTATCTATTTAAACAGATCGCGCCGCACGCTCAAACTAATCGCCCGATAGATCGCGTTTAAGTCGCTCGCCGCACTCGCTCAAAGTCTTTTGTCTAAAAATACGCCCTGTCAAATCGCGCAGTATGCCGCCGGGCGAAGCAAGCCGTATCGTCAAAGCCGCTTAAATGAAGCTCGGCGCGTCGTTTGAAAACAAAATCAGATCGCCGCTGTGCGTATTTTCGCTCAAAACCCGCTGCAAATCGCGCTTGTCTTTCAAAACAATAGTCTTTGCCGGACCGATCTTGCTTTGCAGCACCTCGGAATTTAGCTCGCCCGTGATGATCGCGAGATCAAAAATTTCATCGATCTTGGCAGCGAGCGTCTCGTTGTCCTCGCGCGTGCTCTCGACGATGCCCGGCGTGATGATGACCTTGCGCCCGCCGTAGCTTCGCATCAGCTCGTAGCTTTGCAGCATGCCGCTTAGATTGCCGTTGAAGCTATCGTCGATGATGATCTTGCCGCCCGCATCGAGCCGCGCAAGGCGGTGCTCGACGGCGCCGACGTGTGCGACGCGGCTTTTGATCTTATCAGTGCTAAGCCCTAAAAATCGCGCGATCTTTATACACGCGGCGAGATTTGCGGCGTTAAATTTACCCAAAATCGGCGCGAAAAACTCATGCCTCTTTCCTTGTTCGCTACGCCCGTTTAAAATTTTATGCTCGTTTGGAGCTTCTTGCGAGCCTTGCTCTCTGTCGCTGCAAATTTTATCGTCGCTAGCAGCGCGGGCGGCTTGTTCGTAAAATTCTCGCTCGCTTTGTTCGGCGCAGGATACGGAATTTGCATCGTCAAAATCGGCGCCGTAATTTTTAGAATTTTTGTCTTTTTCCGCGCATGCCGCACTACTTGCATTTAGGCTTAAATCGCCCTGCTCTTCGTCTCCTGCGGCGGATATTCCTGCGTGCGGCACGGAATTTTCGCCGCTCGCACCGCTTTTGTTCTCGCTCAAGCTAAGGCTAAATTTTATTCCGTCCAGATCCGCGCCGTGAATTTCCAGCCCCTCGTCATAGATTGTGACGCGCTCGCTCGGGCTTTTTTGCGTGGAGCTGTGCAAAAACGCATGCTTTAGCCGCGCGCTTGTGAGCGCTTCGAGCTTGGTTTTGCGGATGTTTTCGATGCTTTTGAAATACTCGATGTGTTGCGCGCCGATCTCGCCCACGACGACGATCTGCGGCGCCAAAAACTCGGTGATCTCGGCGATGTCGCCGCTTAGCCTGGCGCCTGCCTCGGCGATGTAGATCTGCGTATCTGCGGGCAGCGCCTCGTTTACGTCGCGCACGAGCCCTGCCAGCGTGTTTACCGAGCGCGGCGTCTTGTAGCAGCGAAAGTCATTTTTTAAAATTTGATACAAGAAGTTTTTAATGCTCGTCTTGCCGTAGCTCGCAGTGATCTGAATGATCGTAAGAGAGGGCACCTGGGCTAGTTTTTTGCGTGCATCGGCCTTAAATTTCGCAGCCTGCGCCCGCTCGTAAGTAAAGCTCGCCGCAAGGCCCGCGCCAAGCGGTAAAAAGATCGGCAAAATCGGCCCCCCCGCGGCATAAAACGCGACGCTAAAGCCAAACGCACAGAGTGTCAAAATCGCAAAAAATCGCTTCACGCGCGGCGTAAAGACGAGCTTTTTATCAAGCCCTCTTTGCCAAAAATAAAGCGCTAGCGCATAGGCCGCGACGATTAAAATTTTAGCGGCGTGCAGAGCATAGAGGGGCGCGGTGCCGAATTTAGCCGCACAGAGGCTCGCCGCGATCTCGCAGCCAAAATACGTCGCCAGCGGCAAAATCAAAAAATAGAGGTGCCACGCGGGCTTGGTGAAGTGAAAGATGATGCGCGCGGGCTTATACGAAAACCACTGCAGGCAGGTGATCAGATAAAAGCCGAGCATCAGGACGAATGCCGCGTGCACGATCAAAAATATTATATTCATCTTTTAAAATTCCTTTTTATAAATTTGCGCGCCCGCTTTGCGAGCCTATGCGGGCAAAAACGCGGCGAGCTCGGACTAACCTGCATTTGGCTTCATTTGCAACTTTTACGAATTCTCGCTTTGCAAATTCTATTTTTGCAAACTTGCGCGCTCGTAAATTCACGCTCTCGCAAAAGCTACACGAGCCACGCTAGATAAATTTACGCTGCCGCGCGGCTCTTTCGTTATTGATACTGTGCCGCACTCATCTCTCGCGACCTGAAATTTTCGCGCGCTGCGTATCTTGCGATATCGAGCCCTGCCTCGCGCGATGATTTGCATTATTTACGACACATAGACCTTGTGTCACGGCAAATACATGACGCGGTTATGCGACTAAATTTAATTGTTCGCTTTTTCGGTGCACGCACGCGGTTTTGTCGTCTATTGTACGGCTGCCGCAAACACAGAGCAGAAACGATCCGCTGCCGCATTAAAATTTTAAAATTTAACGCAACGCGCTGCAATTTGAGCTTGCGTTTTGTACTACGCGCCAAAAGAGCGGATTTTATGCCGCTAAATTTTAATATGTGCCGCGTGCTCGCGACTTTTATGTTTAAATTTACGCTTCGGTTTGCGATCTTTGGCGCAAACAGATTGCAAAATTTTAAAACGCGCGCCGCGAGATAAGCCGGACTAAAGCCGCCGCATTGAAACGCTTTTAAATTGCACCCCGCTCTTGTCCTTCGCGCGATCTGTTTTTTTGCATCTAAAGCGCGATTTTTAGCAGCGCTAAAATTTCGCGGCTAAATTTTAAAATTTATACCAAACCGCGTTTTGTTCTAAATTTACCGAATGCGGCGCCAGATCGTTAAATTTAGCTGCCGCTAAGCTCCTTTTCGATCTGCTCGCCGATAAAATCTGCGCTCTGCAAAAAGAAAAAGTGATCCCCCGCCAGCGGATAAAATTTGCTGTTTTTGACGAGCAAGTGGATCAGCTCGCCGCTTTTTAGGCTAGTGGCGCGATCGTCCTTGCCCCAAAAGATGAGCGCATTTTGTGGGCTTAGCGCGGAAAAAATATCGCGGAAGTCCTCGTTTACGACGTTTTTTAGCGTCTCGTACATCGTCTTGCTCATACCTGCGGCATCCTTGCTCGCAAACGCACGCCAAAGCCCAGCCAGACCAAGTCTTTTTAAAATTTTAAAAATCGCGATCTTGGCGCGCACGGCAAAGGGCTTGGGTTCGATGATACCGGCGCTGCTTAGCAGTATGAGATTGCGCGGAGCCAGCAATGCAGCGATCTTGCCGCCGAAGCTATGCCCCATAATAGCTGCGGGTTGCTTGCCGAAAGCTGCGATAAAGGCGCGCATAATCTCCGCGTAATCCTCGCTATTTAGGGCGTGTGCGGGCTGCGAGCTAGTGCCAAATCCAGGCAGATCCGCAAATACCGCGGCAAAGCGTTTAAGCTTGCCTTCAAACGCGCGCTGCATAAGCTTTTTATCCGCGCCCCAACCGTGCAGGATCAAGATGTATTGCTCGCGCTGCAGGTTTGAAATTTCGTAGCTGATTTTGTAGCTCTCGCCGCCGCAGACGAGCTCTTTACTCGCCACCGCCGCTCCTTTTGGCGTAAACGGCCTTGAGTAGCTCGACTGCTTTTTCGAGCCGCTCAAACTCGCTCATACTGATCATTACGGCTTCAAATTTGTTATTTTTGACGATCAGGGCTTTTTTGATCTCTTGATTTTTGATCTTGTTTAAAACGGTGCTGAAGTTGCGCACGATCTCGGTAGCGGTGTAAATTTCGTCTTGATTTATCATAACTCGACCTTTGGGGTAAAATTTTACGCAAAATTTAGCGTAAAATTTTAAACGATTAGCTATTTATTAGCGGTGATTTTCGTGATCAGCTCGTAGCTTACGGGGATGTGTTGCATCGCGGGAAGCGACGAGGCTAGCGCGTTTAACACCGCCGCAAAGTCGTCAAATAGGTAGTTTGCGAGGCTACCGGGGTTCGGATTTATCTCGTTTAGATAAATTTCGCCCTCTCTTTCGAAGAAATCGCAGCGGATCAGCGCACCGCCAAAACCCTGTTCGTAAATTTTAGTAAAGGCGTCCTTCATTTTACCCGCTAGCTCAGACTCAATGTCGGCAGGTTCGATCTTTTGCGGGCGTGCAAAATCAAGGTATTTGCGATCAAAATCCAAAAAGCCCGATTTTTTCGGCTCTTCGATGTTTGAAAATACGATTTTGCCGTCTATTTTAGCGCCTGCGAGATTGAATTCTTTTACGTTTTCCCAGTACGGCTCTACGATCGCGCTGTCGTCTAGCTCAAAAGCCTGATCCAGCGCGTAGCTAAACTCGCTTTCGTTCTTGGCTATCGAAATTCCGATGCTAGAGCCTAAATGAGCGGGCTTAACAATGATCGGAAAATTAAAATTAGGCAGACTAGTACGATTTACGATCTCATACGGCAGGGTTTTTACATTTGCGATTACGGCTAGGTGCTTGGTTAAAATTTTATTATAGCTTAGCACGCTAGCTTCGATGCGAGGTCCGATATAAGGGATGCCAAAAAACTCAAATAGCGCTGCCATTTTGCCATCCTCGCCGTCGCAGCCATGGATTAGATTGATATATGTGCCGACTTCTAGCATGCTTTTGCTAAACATTCCACTCTCAAAAAATCCGCCCGCACCAATACTAAGCTCTTTTGCTTTAGCATAGCCGCCCTGCTTAAAATATGCCGCGCGCATATTTTTATCCTCAATGCGGTAAAATTTACGATTTTTATCGCAAAATACAAACTCCAAGTCCCAGCCTTTTAGGGCATTTTTAACGGCAATTGCCGAGATGATACTTACTTCGTGCTCGTAGCTCTGAGCTCCAAAAACTATGCCAAATTTCATTGCTTTCCTTCAAATTTTATTTTCTACGCTAATTTTTTTAACGCCTCTTTGACAAGATCTGACGTATTCGTGCTGCTGCATCCCGCTAAGATTTGATTGATCTTATCGCGCTTAAATCCAAGGCTTTGTAGCGCGGACGCCGCTTCGTTCTTATAAGTCTCGCTAGGACCGAATTCCATTAGCTTCGCATCGCCTAGTTCGGCAATGATCCGTCTAGCGGTCTTTGGGCCGATACCCGGAACTGAAGTTAACGTCGCAGCATCCCCCGTAGCTACGCAACGCGCGAAATCTTGCGGAGCGAGCGTCGAACAAACCGCCATCGCCGTGCTTGCACCTACACCGCTAAGCTTGATTAGAGTTTCAAACATCCTTTTTTCACTCTCGTCTAAAAACCCATACAGCGAATCGGCATCCTCGCGCAGAATTTGTACGCACGCAAGCTCGGTCAGCTTGCCCTGCGTGAGCTTCGCGGAGGTATTTAATGACAATGAAAGAGCGTAGCTTACGCCGCTAGCGCATTTAATGACGCAAGCAGTGGGCTCCTTGCGCGTGATAATTCCTTCGATCGCCGCTATCATCTAAGAGCCTTTAAAATTTCGTTTATGCTCTCATTAAGCGCTAAATTTAGGGCATTATAAATGCTTTGCGAGCTAGGATCAGGCACAAAAACGCGCTTAGTGACGATGCCTGATTTTATGCTTTCTAAAGAATTCAAAATTTCATACCCCATCGTGACGGTTGCTTGATCGTTATTGACCTGAAGCGCTACGATACTGGTTTTTAGGCGCAAATCCCGCTCTTTTGGCACAAATATCGGATTTAGCGAGCAGGTGGAAAATGCCGCATCAAGCAGCGCCTTATATACCATCTCGCTAGGCATCGTGATAAATTTGGCGTCACTTGCGAACCGCGTTCGGTTTCTAAAATCCACTATTAAAATATCCCGCCTATCGACGAGATCGGTCGCCGTAATGGTGTCGATAAAGATATTTTTGCGCGTACCGCTAGGATTTACGCAGCGCTTTTGATCATAACGCAGCTCGTAGTAGGTGTATGGCTTAGCCTGCTTAGCTAAGCAGCCGCCTAAAAATATTGCCGC
Protein-coding sequences here:
- a CDS encoding D-alanine--D-alanine ligase; its protein translation is MKFGIVFGAQSYEHEVSIISAIAVKNALKGWDLEFVFCDKNRKFYRIEDKNMRAAYFKQGGYAKAKELSIGAGGFFESGMFSKSMLEVGTYINLIHGCDGEDGKMAALFEFFGIPYIGPRIEASVLSYNKILTKHLAVIANVKTLPYEIVNRTSLPNFNFPIIVKPAHLGSSIGISIAKNESEFSYALDQAFELDDSAIVEPYWENVKEFNLAGAKIDGKIVFSNIEEPKKSGFLDFDRKYLDFARPQKIEPADIESELAGKMKDAFTKIYEQGFGGALIRCDFFEREGEIYLNEINPNPGSLANYLFDDFAAVLNALASSLPAMQHIPVSYELITKITANK
- a CDS encoding SDR family oxidoreductase encodes the protein MKRLEGKTAVITGGSDGIGLGIAKCFAEEGANLILLGRSEEKLKIAQENLGGYGVKAYAIEADLAQSKTIKGLCERILAQSPKIDILVNNAGLGKFVPFEATDEALLDAHLNLNIKAPYLLTQGLLGALAASKGCVINISSYFANRMLVGRTTTAYSITKGALNSFTKSLAFEVGKLGIRVNTIAPGSVLTPQFERNLSALSPQGREAFEQMVQNIYPLGKIGSAQDIGEAAVFLASDAAKWVSGAIFAIDGGLTTN
- a CDS encoding type II toxin-antitoxin system Phd/YefM family antitoxin produces the protein MINQDEIYTATEIVRNFSTVLNKIKNQEIKKALIVKNNKFEAVMISMSEFERLEKAVELLKAVYAKRSGGGE
- a CDS encoding alpha/beta fold hydrolase: MASKELVCGGESYKISYEISNLQREQYILILHGWGADKKLMQRAFEGKLKRFAAVFADLPGFGTSSQPAHALNSEDYAEIMRAFIAAFGKQPAAIMGHSFGGKIAALLAPRNLILLSSAGIIEPKPFAVRAKIAIFKILKRLGLAGLWRAFASKDAAGMSKTMYETLKNVVNEDFRDIFSALSPQNALIFWGKDDRATSLKSGELIHLLVKNSKFYPLAGDHFFFLQSADFIGEQIEKELSGS
- a CDS encoding Mur ligase family protein, which translates into the protein MNIIFLIVHAAFVLMLGFYLITCLQWFSYKPARIIFHFTKPAWHLYFLILPLATYFGCEIAASLCAAKFGTAPLYALHAAKILIVAAYALALYFWQRGLDKKLVFTPRVKRFFAILTLCAFGFSVAFYAAGGPILPIFLPLGAGLAASFTYERAQAAKFKADARKKLAQVPSLTIIQITASYGKTSIKNFLYQILKNDFRCYKTPRSVNTLAGLVRDVNEALPADTQIYIAEAGARLSGDIAEITEFLAPQIVVVGEIGAQHIEYFKSIENIRKTKLEALTSARLKHAFLHSSTQKSPSERVTIYDEGLEIHGADLDGIKFSLSLSENKSGASGENSVPHAGISAAGDEEQGDLSLNASSAACAEKDKNSKNYGADFDDANSVSCAEQSEREFYEQAARAASDDKICSDREQGSQEAPNEHKILNGRSEQGKRHEFFAPILGKFNAANLAACIKIARFLGLSTDKIKSRVAHVGAVEHRLARLDAGGKIIIDDSFNGNLSGMLQSYELMRSYGGRKVIITPGIVESTREDNETLAAKIDEIFDLAIITGELNSEVLQSKIGPAKTIVLKDKRDLQRVLSENTHSGDLILFSNDAPSFI
- a CDS encoding pyridoxamine 5'-phosphate oxidase family protein, which translates into the protein MFSKEFLEILNYECAVGIATCAQGEAHISNTWNRYLVIKGDRILIPAAGMKKTQSNVEANPNVELSVATKELAGRFGAGRGFVVKGTARFIDSGAEFEETKAKFPFATRLLEITASSVKQVL
- a CDS encoding DNA alkylation repair protein — translated: MDLREKMLGQLRALSEEKFAQFSQRLIPAPQILGVRTPALRTLARKSFAALGGADEARRELQNYEPIFHEEFVLKGFFIMLLKQDEAKFALASDFIKTMPNWAVCDMFAPKFRGAALADALLKQAKSGVSEFERRFFYVYFMQNMDAISPEEFFEICAAESDGRYYVQMGAAWAIAEMFIKQREITLAFLASKRAAKFIQNKAISKIRDSFRVSKAEKDALLKYKI
- a CDS encoding BON domain-containing protein, which codes for MRVLFLAILAVFLLSCAALFSSCAAPLAPAGNALSVYDIYSVARDRRSVSEVASDKLIQTKIQSKILFTKGLSSWDLEVECFYGEVYLIGLLDSEAMREPLLALARQTEGVRRVHTYLRVKKPEYPCNSFEIFTNLKKNLFSDTDVSGTAVRVAIVGCDVVFSGVVTDIEHEKHAIWYATHAPGVQDVYSFLRVVKE
- the ruvA gene encoding Holliday junction branch migration protein RuvA, with protein sequence MIAAIEGIITRKEPTACVIKCASGVSYALSLSLNTSAKLTQGKLTELACVQILREDADSLYGFLDESEKRMFETLIKLSGVGASTAMAVCSTLAPQDFARCVATGDAATLTSVPGIGPKTARRIIAELGDAKLMEFGPSETYKNEAASALQSLGFKRDKINQILAGCSSTNTSDLVKEALKKLA